The genomic stretch CAGTTCATTAAGATCGATCATGCAGGAAACGGACAGTGTTGGTAAGCTGATGGCAGCTAAAGGCCAGTTGATAAATACGCTTGTAAAATCCGGGGTTGCAGGCAATGACAGTGTATTAATGGTGCTGAACAATGAATATAAGGCGCTGAATGAAAATTTCACAGGTTACTGTTTTGCCTTTGCAGATTCTGCCAAAAGCCCGATGGTCTCTCTTTTTGCTGCCACCATGGCCCCTGTTGACATTACGCTGATCGATGCTACTTTAACAAAACTTACCAAACGGTTCCCGAAACACAAAGGAATTGGAACGGCGGCGGCTTATATCAAAGGCCGAATCACAGGCCAAACAGGTACGCAACCGGCCCCGGCCCCGTCACAGGTATATGTTTCCGTGGGAAGCCCCGCACCGGATATTACAATGAACGATGTTGATGACAAACCTTTTTCTTTAAGCAGTCTGAAAGGTAAATATGTGCTGGTAGATTTCTGGGCAAGCTGGTGTGGCCCATGCCGGGATGAAAATCCAAATATAGTGGCTGCGTACAACCAGTACAAGGATAAGAATTTTACGGTACTGGGTGTATCGCTTGATAAGAATAAAACAGCCTGGATAAATGCCATTAAAGAAGACAAATTGAACTGGCAGCATATCAGCGATCTGAAATACTGGAGCAGCGCTGCGGTAGACCTGTATGGTTTTGATGGCATTCCTTATAATGTGCTGGTCGATCCGCAGGGAATGATCATCGCTGCCAACCTGCGGGGAAATGCATTGCAGAATAAATTAGCAGAACTGCTTAAATAAAAAAAGGCCGGCCTGAAGATCAGGCCGGCTTTTTTATGATCCGTATATTTATTAGTTATCCGTCATTAACCTGTTCAACGACATTTCATCTGATGAAATAGGCCAGATATAGCCGCTTTCACTGGGTGTTTTTGCAGCAACGGATCCTTTGGCCGGTATGGTTTGCAGCAAACGCATGATGTCATTATTGCGTA from Chitinophagaceae bacterium encodes the following:
- a CDS encoding AhpC/TSA family protein: MKKLVAALAMTAFLFSCSTEQGKGKFTLYGELKGVTDGEKMILEELFFSDKAPEVLDTGMVKDGKFTVSAIAKEEGLYRVRNEKGDNSYLFINDGENIRFNADPGKNELTGHSFSGSSNSSLRSIMQETDSVGKLMAAKGQLINTLVKSGVAGNDSVLMVLNNEYKALNENFTGYCFAFADSAKSPMVSLFAATMAPVDITLIDATLTKLTKRFPKHKGIGTAAAYIKGRITGQTGTQPAPAPSQVYVSVGSPAPDITMNDVDDKPFSLSSLKGKYVLVDFWASWCGPCRDENPNIVAAYNQYKDKNFTVLGVSLDKNKTAWINAIKEDKLNWQHISDLKYWSSAAVDLYGFDGIPYNVLVDPQGMIIAANLRGNALQNKLAELLK